In the genome of Rhodamnia argentea isolate NSW1041297 chromosome 3, ASM2092103v1, whole genome shotgun sequence, one region contains:
- the LOC115753565 gene encoding protein SUPPRESSOR OF PHYA-105 1-like — MEEKDPSACVTSASCSEPPVTTASANFSVQDTRPEVKELTVKNMHQIALSSGHNVFRQHQLQHLPQLLSRSLGSRDSSPAMAMVSEVNVGMPSHVPVELIQAIDEQMLSSEQPSEAEKIMKGKGTFGCSADGVKNCEPEKLSSEAKVASPALLEAMPSTEKHSLRDIGKSEIEISHDWTNLRDLLKPGCRKINKLESLQLFRQIVELVDFAHSQGLVLLDLRPSHFVLLSLNKIRYIGSSANREAATVLNQDLKRKRPWEQGEHAFCIFGEKDQQKLGQDRKALSYPQFGSSPGFRSPIIAELDTNVTGFPGSTHNIEPCNTNFSHQDIQSVLSQLEERWYTSPEELTEVGCIAASNLYSLGILLFELLCCFESWEAQFVRMSDLSQRILPPNFLSENPKEAGFCLWLLHPEYNSRPKTREILQSELLCSSQSHELHQNNHLGRENDAESELLLHFLVSLRAQKLKDATKLAEDIGHIEEDLKDMERRFCSLTSSLLSETRTEFLSENLTTSGFHSRPYLLPTSETNLSRHLRQLEDAYFFVRSQLQTRKGSVAAHPDEGLLSNQERWSGVWHVNQDLNVRQRPSDLTDDFFDGLCKFARYSKFEVRGALRSGDLLNSANVLRSIGFDRDEDYIAAAGVSKKIKIYEFAALLDDSIDLHYPAVEMSNNSKLSCVCWNSYMRNYLASTDYDGIIKIWDVSTAQAFSQHMEHQKRAWSVDFSQADPMKFASGSDDCSVKLWAINEKNSIATIWNPANVCCVQFSPHSTHLVVFGCADNKIYCYDLRHTQIPWCTLAGHGKTISYIKFLDSESIVSASTDNTLKLWDLKKANSDGLSSNACTLTYRGHTNDKNFVGLSTLDGYIACGSETNEVYSYYRSLPMPITSHAFGSSDPISGTKIGNSDGNFVSSVCWGRKTNMVVAANSAGSLKILQMV, encoded by the exons ATGGAGGAGAAAGATCCGAGTGCTTGTGTGACCTCCGCCTCATGTTCCGAGCCTCCCGTTACTACTGCAAGTGCCAACTTTAGTGTTCAGGATACGAGACCAGAGGTTAAAGAGTTGACAGTGAAGAATATGCATCAGATAGCTTTGAGTAGCGGCCATAATGTTTTCAGGCAACACCAGTTACAGCATCTTCCTCAATTGCTGAGTAGAAGTCTAGGCTCCCGAGATAGTTCTCCAGCAATGGCAATGGTCAGTGAGGTAAACGTGGGAATGCCTTCACATGTACCGGTTGAACTGATTCAggcaattgatgagcagatgTTATCCAGTGAACAACCTAGCGAGGCTGAGAAAATCATGAAGGGGAAGGGGACTTTTGGCTGTTCCGCTGACGGGGTTAAAAACTGCGAACCTGAGAAGCTGAGTTCTGAAGCTAAAGTAGCTTCTCCGGCATTATTGGAAGCCATGCCAAGCACCGAAAAGCATTCACTGCGTGACATCGGTAAGTCTGAAATTGAGATTTCACATGATTGGACTAACTTAAGAGACTTGCTCAAACCGGGGTGCCGCAAGATAAACAAACTCGAGAGCTTGCAATTGTTCAGGCAGATAGTGGAGTTGGTGGATTTTGCTCATTCACAAGGTCTTGTTTTGTTAGATTTGAGGCCTTCCCACTTTGTTCTGCTTTCCTTGAACAAAATCAGATATATTGGTTCGTCAGCCAACAGAGAGGCAGCGACTGTCCTTAATCAggatttgaaaaggaaaaggccGTGGGAACAGGGTGAGCATGCTTTTTGCATCTTTGGTGAAAAGGACCAACAAAAACTTGGTCAAGACAGAAAAGCTCTTTCATATCCGCAGTTCGGCTCCAGTCCAGGCTTCAGAAGTCCGATAATCGCTGAGTTAGATACAAATGTCACAGGTTTTCCAGGATCAACACATAACATTGAACCATGTAATACAAACTTCAGCCACCAAGACATTCAATCTGTGCTTTCTCAGTTGGAAGAGAGATGGTATACTAGTCCTGAGGAGCTCACTGAAGTAGGCTGCATTGCTGCATCTAACTTATACAGCCTGGGCATCCTACTTTTTGAG TTGCTCTGTTGCTTTGAGTCATGGGAAGCTCAGTTTGTGAGAATGTCGGACTTGAGTCAACGGATTCTGCCGCCAAATTTTCTTTCGGAGAACCCAAAGGAAGCTGGGTTTTGTCTTTGGCTTCTTCATCCTGAATACAATTCCCGTCCAAAGACTAG GGAAATCTTGCAGTCGGAATTATTATGTTCATCGCAATCGCATGAGTTGCACCAAAACAACCATCTGGGCCGTGAAAATGATGCAGAATCAGAGCTATTACTTCACTTTTTGGTTTCACTGAGAGCTCAAAAGTTGAAGGATGCCACCAAGTTAGCAGAAGATATAGGACACATCGAAGAAGATCTTAAAGACATGGAGAGAAGATTCTGTTCATTAACCTCCTCTTTGCTCAGTGAGACGCGCACAGAGTTCCTTTCAGAAAATCTCACGACTTCCGGATTCCACAGTAGACCGTACTTGCTCCCAACCAGTGAAACGAACTTGTCAAGACATTTAAGGCAGCTTGAGGATGCTTACTTTTTTGTGAGATCTCAGTTACAGACTAGAAAAGGCTCTGTGGCGGCACATCCTGACGAAGGATTGCTAAGCAATCAAGAGAGATGGTCTGGGGTATGGCATGTAAATCAGGACCTCAATGTCAGGCAAAGGCCATCTGATCTTACAGATGACTTTTTCGATGGTTTATGCAAGTTTGCTCGGTATAGTAAGTTTGAAGTACGGGGAGCATTGAGAAGCGGAGATCTTCTGAATTCTGCAAATGTGCTTCGATCTATAGGTTTTGACCGTGACGAGGATTATATTGCAGCTGCTGGTGTGtcgaagaagataaaaatcTACGAGTTTGCTGCTCTTTTAGATGACTCCATCGACCTACATTATCCAGCAGTTGAGATGTCAAACAATTCAAAGCTTAGCTGTGTCTGTTGGAACAGCTACATGAGAAACTACCTGGCTTCAACTGATTATGACGGCATAATTAAG ATATGGGATGTGAGCACTGCTCAAGCATTTTCACAACATATGGAGCACCAGAAGAGGGCTTGGTCTGTTGACTTCTCTCAAGCAGATCCTATGAAGTTTGCAAGCGGTAGTGATGATTGTTCTGTGAAGCTGTGGGCAATCAATGAG AAAAACTCCATTGCCACCATTTGGAACCCAGCCAATGTCTGCTGTGTTCAGTTTTCTCCTCACTCGACTCATCTTGTGGTTTTTGGATGTGCTGATAACAAAATCTATTGCTACGATCTTCGGCACACTCAAATTCCTTGGTGCACTTTAGCTGGCCATGGGAAAACAATCAGCTATATTAAGTTTTTGGATTCTGAAAGCATCGTCTCCGCATCCACTGACAACACCTTAAAGCTATGGGATCTAAAGAAAGCAAACTCAGATGGGTTGTCCTCAAATGCTTGCACCTTAACATATAGGGGTCATACTAACGATAAG AATTTTGTAGGTTTGTCCACTTTGGATGGATACATAGCATGTGGCTCAGAGACTAATGAG GTTTATAGTTACTATAGATCCCTGCCGATGCCAATCACTTCTCATGCATTTGGATCTTCTGATCCTATTTCTGGAACCAAGATTGGCAATAGTGATGGTAATTTCGTTTCAAGTGTTTGCTGGGGACGAAAGACAAATATGGTTGTCGCTGCCAATTCTGCTGGAAGTTTGAAGATCTTGCAGATGGTTTGA
- the LOC115753550 gene encoding tubulin gamma-1 chain — translation MPREIITLQVGQCGNQIGMEFWKQLCLEHGISKDGMLEDFATQGGDRKDVFFYQADDQHYIPRAILMDLEPRVINGIQNSEYRNLYNHENIFVSDHGGGAGNNWASGYHQGKGVEEDIMDMIDREADGSDSLEGFVLCHSIAGGTGSGMGSYLLETLNDRYSKKLVQTYSVFPNQMETSDVVVQPYNSLLTLKRLTLNADCVVVLDNTALNRIAVERLHLSNPTFAQTNSLVSTVMSASTTTLRYPGYMNNDLVGLLASLIPTPRCHFLMTGYTPLTVERQANVIRKTTVLDVMRRLLQSKNIMVSSYARTKEASQAKYISILNIIQGEVDPTQVHESLQRIRERKLVNFIEWGPASIQVALSRKSPYVQTAHRVSGLMLASHTSIRHLFSKCLNQYEKLRKKQAFLDNYRKFPMFADNDLSEFDESRDIIESLVDEYKACESPDYIKWGMEDPDHILTGEGNATGTVDPKLAV, via the exons atgCCGAGAGAAATCATAACGTTGCAGGTGGGACAATGCGGGAACCAGATTGGAATGGAGTTCTGGAAGCAGCTCTGCCTCGAGCACGGAATCAGTAAGGATGGCATGCTCGAGGACTTCGCTACTCAG GGAGGTGACAGAAAAGATGTGTTTTTTTATCAAGCTGATGATCAGCACTATATTCCGAGGGCTATATTGATGGATTTGGAGCCAAGAGTGATAAATGGTATTCAGAATAGCGAATATCGTAATCTCTACAATCATGAGAACATATTTGTGTCTGATCATGGAGGAGGTGCTGGGAATAATTGGGCCAGTGGATATCATCAG GGGAAGGGTGTCGAAGAGGATATAATGGACATGATCGATAGAGAAGCAGATGGTAGCGATAGTCTTGAGGGTTTTGTTCTCTGCCACTCTATTGCTGGAGGGACAGGCTCAG GTATGGGCTCATATCTATTGGAAACTCTGAATGATCGCTACAGCAAAAAATTGGTTCAAACATACAGCGTGTTTCCTAACCAGATGGAGACGAGCGACGTGGTGGTGCAGCCGTACAACTCACTTTTGACCCTCAAGCGTCTAACCCTCAATGCTGATTGTGTTGTTGTTCTTGATAATACTGCACTGAATAGGATAGCTGTGGAGCGCCTTCATCTGAGTAATCCTACCTTTGCTCAAACAAATTCATTGGTCTCAACTGTGATGTCTGCGAGCACAACCACCCTTCGCTATCCTGGGTACATGAACAATGACTTAGTTGGCCTTCTTGCTTCTTTAATTCCAACACCAAGATGCCATTTCCTGATGACAGGATATACACCTCTCACTGTAGAGCGTCAG GCAAATGTAATTCGGAAGACTACTGTTCTGGATGTCATGAGAAGACTTTTGCAG TCAAAGAATATTATGGTTTCATCTTATGCTCGAACAAAAGAAGCTAGTCAAGCAAAGTACATATCCATATTGAACATCATTCAAGGAGAAGTGGATCCCACTCAG GTTCATGAAAGTTTACAGAGGATACGCGAAAGAAAGCTTGTTAATTTCATTGAGTGGGGCCCGGCGAGTATTCAG gttGCTCTATCAAGAAAGTCTCCATATGTTCAAACCGCCCATAGG GTCAGTGGTCTTATGTTAGCAAGCCACACTAGCATACGGCATCTTTTTAGCAAGTGTTTGAATCAGTACGAGAAGTTGAGAAAGAAGCAAGCCTTCCTTGACAATTACCGGAAATTCCCAATGTTTGCT GATAATGATCTCTCGGAGTTTGACGAATCTAGAGACATAATTGAGAGCTTGGTTGACGAATATAAAGCATGTGAATCTCCTGATTACATTAAGTGGGGAATGGAG GATCCCGATCACATCCTAACGGGAGAGGGAAATGCTACGGGAACTGTAGATCCAAAATTAGCCGTCTGA
- the LOC115753551 gene encoding NDR1/HIN1-like protein 6 isoform X2: protein MAEPPQMPVLQKPPGYKDPSVPVQPPPRYPVSKPVMPPSLYPKKKRRGCCRACCCCLCVFIFLISCVLVLAGAAFYVWFSPRIPVFHLQSFEIPRFNVTVKADGTYLNARTVTRVEVKNPNEKLGLYYGRTSVDIGLGQDGGIALGSESLPGFIQGKKNVTSLKVGTEVRDQPLEDGAGADLRSGQRSKSLVVKVAVRTSVGAIIEGWKVGRVGVNVECGDVTVKDVEGGDMPKCKIKLLYWIPLY, encoded by the exons ATGGCCGAACCACCGCAAATGCCGGTACTCCAGAAGCCACCGGGCTACAAAGATCCGAGCGTACCGGTCCAACCGCCCCCAAGATATCCGGTTAGCAAACCGGTCATGCCACCTTCATTGTACCCGAAGAAGAAGCGCCGTGGCTGTTGCCGCGCGTGTTGCTGCTGCTTGTGCGTCTTTATATTCCTCATCTCCTGCGTCCTCGTATTAGCTGGTGCGGCATTTTATGTCTGGTTCAGCCCGAGAATCCCGGTTTTCCACCTCCAGTCGTTTGAGATCCCCCGGTTCAATGTGACGGTCAAGGCGGACGGCACTTACCTCAACGCCCGGACCGTAACGAGGGTTGAGGTCAAGAATCCGAACGAGAAGCTGGGGTTGTACTATGGCAGGACCAGCGTGGACATCGGCCTAGGGCAGGACGGGGGGATCGCATTGGGGTCTGAGAGCCTGCCCGGGTTCATCCAGGGGAAGAAGAACGTGACGAGTTTGAAAGTGGGGACGGAGGTGCGGGACCAGCCGTTGGAGGACGGGGCGGGCGCGGATCTGAGGTCGGGGCAGCGAAGCAAGagtttggtggtgaaggtgGCGGTTCGGACGAGCGTGGGGGCGATTATAGAGGGGTGGAAGGTGGGGAGGGTTGGGGTAAACGTCGAGTGTGGGGATGTGACGGTGAAGGATGTGGAGGGTGGGGACATGCCCAAATGCAAAATTAAGTTGCTCTATTG GATCCCCTTATATTGA
- the LOC115753551 gene encoding NDR1/HIN1-like protein 6 isoform X1, with the protein MNYFTSLKLVFFGRVQRHRKLLIFSADSASLFSMQKQSIEPESRQMAEPPQMPVLQKPPGYKDPSVPVQPPPRYPVSKPVMPPSLYPKKKRRGCCRACCCCLCVFIFLISCVLVLAGAAFYVWFSPRIPVFHLQSFEIPRFNVTVKADGTYLNARTVTRVEVKNPNEKLGLYYGRTSVDIGLGQDGGIALGSESLPGFIQGKKNVTSLKVGTEVRDQPLEDGAGADLRSGQRSKSLVVKVAVRTSVGAIIEGWKVGRVGVNVECGDVTVKDVEGGDMPKCKIKLLYWIPLY; encoded by the exons ATGAATTATTTTACATCTTTAAAGTTAGTATTTTTTGGTCGCGTGCAGCGCCATCGTAAATTGCTCATTTTTTCGGCTGATTCCGCTTCTCTGTTTTCAATGCAGAAACAGAGCATCGAACCGGAGAGCCGCCAAATGGCCGAACCACCGCAAATGCCGGTACTCCAGAAGCCACCGGGCTACAAAGATCCGAGCGTACCGGTCCAACCGCCCCCAAGATATCCGGTTAGCAAACCGGTCATGCCACCTTCATTGTACCCGAAGAAGAAGCGCCGTGGCTGTTGCCGCGCGTGTTGCTGCTGCTTGTGCGTCTTTATATTCCTCATCTCCTGCGTCCTCGTATTAGCTGGTGCGGCATTTTATGTCTGGTTCAGCCCGAGAATCCCGGTTTTCCACCTCCAGTCGTTTGAGATCCCCCGGTTCAATGTGACGGTCAAGGCGGACGGCACTTACCTCAACGCCCGGACCGTAACGAGGGTTGAGGTCAAGAATCCGAACGAGAAGCTGGGGTTGTACTATGGCAGGACCAGCGTGGACATCGGCCTAGGGCAGGACGGGGGGATCGCATTGGGGTCTGAGAGCCTGCCCGGGTTCATCCAGGGGAAGAAGAACGTGACGAGTTTGAAAGTGGGGACGGAGGTGCGGGACCAGCCGTTGGAGGACGGGGCGGGCGCGGATCTGAGGTCGGGGCAGCGAAGCAAGagtttggtggtgaaggtgGCGGTTCGGACGAGCGTGGGGGCGATTATAGAGGGGTGGAAGGTGGGGAGGGTTGGGGTAAACGTCGAGTGTGGGGATGTGACGGTGAAGGATGTGGAGGGTGGGGACATGCCCAAATGCAAAATTAAGTTGCTCTATTG GATCCCCTTATATTGA
- the LOC115753510 gene encoding putative glucose-6-phosphate 1-epimerase isoform X2, whose translation MEHSAAVWDYKTAVEMTKDWNGIDHVVLRSPQGASLRVSMHGGQVTSWRNEQGEELLFTSSKAIFKPPKAVRGGIPVCFPQHGFARNKIWTVDDNPPPLPLTDSQGKSFIDLLLKPIEEDVKGWPHSFELRLRVCLAINGDPSLISRVRNINGKPFSFSFAYHTYLSVSDISEVRIEGLETLDYLDNLCQRERFTEQGDAITFESEVDRIYLSSPNVIAVLDHERKRTFVIRKEGLPDVVVWNPWEKKSRAMVDFGDEEYKQMVCVNGALIEKPITLKPGEEWTGRLDLSVVRSTFCSDHLDFQTRGL comes from the exons ATGGAGCATTCTGCTGCTGTGTGGGATTACAAAACCGCAGTCGAAATGACAAAGGACTGGAATGGGATTGACCATGTCGTGCTTCGGAGTCCACAAGGGGCTTCATTGCGG GTTAGTATGCACGGAGGGCAGGTGACATCATGGAGGAATGAGCAAGGCGAAGAGCTCCTATTCACTAGTAGTAAG GCAATTTTTAAGCCTCCCAAAGCAGTGAGGGGAGGAATTCCCGTGTGTTTCCCTCAG CATGGTTTTGCCAGGAACAAAATTTGGACAGTTGATGATAATCCTCCACCCCTGCCCTTGACTGATTCTCAAGGCAAATCCTTCATTGACCTATTGCTTAAGCCTATTGAAGAAGACGTAAAGGGTTGGCCTCATAG TTTTGAGCTTCGCCTTCGGGTTTGCCTTGCAATCAATGGTGATCCGAGCTTAATATCGCGAGTCAGAAACATCAATGGAAAGCCATTTAGTTTCTCATTTGCGTATCACACATATTTATCAGTTTCTGACATCAG TGAAGTGAGAATTGAAGGATTGGAGACGCTTGACTATCTAGACAACCTTTGCCAAAGGGAACGCTTCACAGAACAGGGGGATGCCATAACTTTTGAGTCAGAG GTGGATCGAATCTACTTGAGTTCTCCAAATGTAATCGCGGTGCTTGACCATGAGCGGAAGCGAACTTTTGTGATCAGAAAGGAAGGTCTGCCAGATGTCG TTGTATGGAATCCTTGGGAGAAGAAATCGAGGGCGATGGTGGATTTTGGCGATGAGGAGTACAAACAGATGGTATGCGTCAACGGTGCATTGATAGAAAAGCCAATCACATTGAAGCCAGGCGAGGAGTGGACAGGAAGATTGGATCTCTCGGTGGTCCGCTCAACTTTCTGCAGTGACCACCTTGATTTCCAAACCAGAGGCCTCTGA
- the LOC115753510 gene encoding putative glucose-6-phosphate 1-epimerase isoform X1, with protein MEHSAAVWDYKTAVEMTKDWNGIDHVVLRSPQGASLRVSMHGGQVTSWRNEQGEELLFTSSKAIFKPPKAVRGGIPVCFPQFGNCGLLEQHGFARNKIWTVDDNPPPLPLTDSQGKSFIDLLLKPIEEDVKGWPHSFELRLRVCLAINGDPSLISRVRNINGKPFSFSFAYHTYLSVSDISEVRIEGLETLDYLDNLCQRERFTEQGDAITFESEVDRIYLSSPNVIAVLDHERKRTFVIRKEGLPDVVVWNPWEKKSRAMVDFGDEEYKQMVCVNGALIEKPITLKPGEEWTGRLDLSVVRSTFCSDHLDFQTRGL; from the exons ATGGAGCATTCTGCTGCTGTGTGGGATTACAAAACCGCAGTCGAAATGACAAAGGACTGGAATGGGATTGACCATGTCGTGCTTCGGAGTCCACAAGGGGCTTCATTGCGG GTTAGTATGCACGGAGGGCAGGTGACATCATGGAGGAATGAGCAAGGCGAAGAGCTCCTATTCACTAGTAGTAAG GCAATTTTTAAGCCTCCCAAAGCAGTGAGGGGAGGAATTCCCGTGTGTTTCCCTCAG TTTGGCAATTGTGGATTGCTGGAGCAGCATGGTTTTGCCAGGAACAAAATTTGGACAGTTGATGATAATCCTCCACCCCTGCCCTTGACTGATTCTCAAGGCAAATCCTTCATTGACCTATTGCTTAAGCCTATTGAAGAAGACGTAAAGGGTTGGCCTCATAG TTTTGAGCTTCGCCTTCGGGTTTGCCTTGCAATCAATGGTGATCCGAGCTTAATATCGCGAGTCAGAAACATCAATGGAAAGCCATTTAGTTTCTCATTTGCGTATCACACATATTTATCAGTTTCTGACATCAG TGAAGTGAGAATTGAAGGATTGGAGACGCTTGACTATCTAGACAACCTTTGCCAAAGGGAACGCTTCACAGAACAGGGGGATGCCATAACTTTTGAGTCAGAG GTGGATCGAATCTACTTGAGTTCTCCAAATGTAATCGCGGTGCTTGACCATGAGCGGAAGCGAACTTTTGTGATCAGAAAGGAAGGTCTGCCAGATGTCG TTGTATGGAATCCTTGGGAGAAGAAATCGAGGGCGATGGTGGATTTTGGCGATGAGGAGTACAAACAGATGGTATGCGTCAACGGTGCATTGATAGAAAAGCCAATCACATTGAAGCCAGGCGAGGAGTGGACAGGAAGATTGGATCTCTCGGTGGTCCGCTCAACTTTCTGCAGTGACCACCTTGATTTCCAAACCAGAGGCCTCTGA